From the Kazachstania africana CBS 2517 chromosome 12, complete genome genome, the window CAATTCATCGTACCCTACGAAGATGAGATCGAATTCCaaagttgaaaaaactTTATAAAGGGGAATTATATATGAGATTTATAGATTAAGCTCAGGGTTGATACCCCACCACGTATCTGTCTAGAGGCCATATATCGGGACGTACGTGTATTTAAAGACCAAAATTATGTCTGGAACAGTTCAGAAGATATCTGAATTGATAAAAGATGACTTGTCATTAGAAAGGATACGCGAAATTAAAGAACAGTTgttaaatcaaaaatctACAATTGAATATCAATTGAACAAGGAATCTGAAAAGTACTATGGATACATACAAGACAGCTTAAACTTGCTGAACACTTCGCAGAAAGTTCTCGGATCCATGAGAGATAGAATGCAAGATGTCAATAAATTAAGTGACGAAAATAAGACATCAATTGAAAGGTACGAAGTCATCTCTGATGCCACCAAACTTTAtgaaatgatttcaaataccTCCACGATATATGACAAAATAGTCAAGTTTGGATCAATCgttgatcaattgaataatgCTCTGGACGAAGAACTCTCACAGGAAGTTATTGACTCTGGTTGCCCTTACTTACTACAAATTCACTATTTACTCACTTTAGCTCGTGATTTCCAAGATCAAATGACTGTGATGGCCCGTGTTTCTACGGACGACGTTCAAAGAACGGTAGCTAAACTTTTCGGTGGACTCACAGAAGTgatcaataaatttgaccaattattagaaaatataatctaCGATATAGTAGAGATTGCAAGATCAGATCAAACATCATTGGCTGTTcgttttttcaaagttatcaatattgaagaaaaggaagatcTAAAGATCATCGCAATtagaaatattattaagaagaaagaaatggaagctgaaaaatcatcaatgaagaaacttCCCAACAGCACAAATACAGCTAGGTTAATgggaaacaaaaatttgacCGAGGCTGATTATCCAACCTACTACGGTCTCTATCAAGAAATACTGAATGGCACCATTTCCACTAGAACCCTACCCAGAGGTTATaagaacttttttttcaacaaaatgaaacaatCAATCCAAGATATGTTTGTAGAAGTTAGAGAAACTTATCAGGGGGATAAAAAATTcgatattttgaatgaatctGATTGGATCTTTAGAGAGTTATTGGTTGTTAAAGAAAAACTGGCGTTATGTGGACCAGAACCTTGGAATTTGGTCAGTAAAGTCTTTGAGTTTTTCTATGAAGAATTGCATATTCTAATTACAGAACTCGTTGAATCTGAACCAGAAACAATTGTTATCTTGGATATTCTTCACTTTGACAAGACATTCAAAAAGACTTTAATAGATGTTTTGGGGTTCAAGAAATCAGAGGCTAAAAGCATCATAGGTGATGAACAGAAAGAAGCGCTTTTCAAGGACTACTCGAACTTATTAGTTGTTAAAATGACTGAATGGTTCAAAAATCTGGAAAAAGCAGAATTTGAAGCGTTCCTTGAGAGGACTATACCGCCACATACTGATCCAGATggattattatttttagatgGTACCAAGACATGCTTTCAAATGTTTACACAACAAGTTGAAGTTGCGGCAGGTTCACAACAGGCGAAAATCCTAACTGGTGTCATTGAGAAGTTTGTAGATCTACTAATTAATCGTCAACAGCATTGGTCCTCCATTATTGACAAAGAAGTCGACAAAATACTTAAGTACAACGAATTATATGACATAGATCCTGCTAATATCCCCCCTGAGGCAGATGTACCAGGTGGGCTAGTGGAATATTTGATTGCCACAGCAAATGATCAAATGAGAGCTGCTGATTATTCCGTTGCAATTTCTCATAAATACGGAGAAATGGTAAGCAAAATGTATTCAAAGGAGATTTCGAACAATATAGAACGTGCATTAGACGGTTTTGCTGATGTTGTCAGATCCTGTACCAGTGGATTGCTTTCGATTATATTTGATGACCTAAAGACACCATATTCCGAAATATTTAGCAAAGCTTGGTACAATGGAAGTCAAGTCCAACAAATTACAGATACATTGTATGAATACCTGGTTGATATAAAGGGACAAATGAGTCCCGTGGTTTTCATACTGTTTATTGGTAGTGTCATTGACGAGACCTTTTTCAACTTCGTACAggcattgaattttgaacaCTCTTTCAAGAGCAAAAATAACAAGTTTTTGGAGGCAATGAAGAGAGACTTTGAATTATTCTTCAGTTTATTCACAAAGTTCATAACAGAGGATCAAAAAGTGGAAGTCATTGATAGGAGGTTCAGAGTTATGGAATATTTCATGGATTTAACATGTGAACCAGTAGATGAAATAGTAGCCACATGGAGGGACTTGATACTTGATTACCCAGAGACGCCAATTGATTTCCTAGACGCAGTTTTAACCTGCAGAAAGGATGTTGACAGTTCTCAAAGAAAGCATATGATACAAATGGGCAtgaaatatatcaattCCCCCGAACGAAGGGCACACCTTCAACAGCTAACGATGGATCCATCCTTCATTTCACGGTTTAGATTGTCGAAAAAATCTCGAAAGATATAGACGAAGTACAAGTAAAATTTAGAGAATGATAAGACcaaatttataataaaCCGTCAAATTCGTAATTATATAGACTATTTAGATATCCATATCACTgtaatcaaatattttatacCCGTGGAATCATTTTCGAAGATATGATTAAAAAGGCCATCTTTCTTCGTATTCCATGAAGATCCAATCGCACTAGAtaattggaaatttgaatccGTGATAGATTCATCAGTTTCTATGGATGTAATTGAAATgacatatttatataaagaggAATGAGCATTTAACTTCTCTAAAATACCGTGAACAATCGAATTATTGGATACTTttccattattttcagCAGTAACTTCCTTAAAAGTCAAATCTATAAGTGCAATCAATCTTTCTTGAGTCACCGGCGAGTTTGAAGCTTTACTTTCCCTTATCTGAACTTCCATTGTAAAGGCTATGCTAGGATGTGAAATGTGATGCTTAAAAGTTCGGTATATATTCCAATTGTGCTCCTTATGAGGGTTCGGAGCCTAATAAGTCCACTATATCTTCTTGATCTCTGA encodes:
- the TDA2 gene encoding Tda2p (similar to Saccharomyces cerevisiae YER071C; ancestral locus Anc_7.259) encodes the protein MEVQIRESKASNSPVTQERLIALIDLTFKEVTAENNGKVSNNSIVHGILEKLNAHSSLYKYVISITSIETDESITDSNFQLSSAIGSSWNTKKDGLFNHIFENDSTGIKYLITVIWISK
- the SEC6 gene encoding SNARE-binding exocyst subunit SEC6 (similar to Saccharomyces cerevisiae SEC6 (YIL068C); ancestral locus Anc_7.258), whose amino-acid sequence is MSGTVQKISELIKDDLSLERIREIKEQLLNQKSTIEYQLNKESEKYYGYIQDSLNLLNTSQKVLGSMRDRMQDVNKLSDENKTSIERYEVISDATKLYEMISNTSTIYDKIVKFGSIVDQLNNALDEELSQEVIDSGCPYLLQIHYLLTLARDFQDQMTVMARVSTDDVQRTVAKLFGGLTEVINKFDQLLENIIYDIVEIARSDQTSLAVRFFKVINIEEKEDLKIIAIRNIIKKKEMEAEKSSMKKLPNSTNTARLMGNKNLTEADYPTYYGLYQEILNGTISTRTLPRGYKNFFFNKMKQSIQDMFVEVRETYQGDKKFDILNESDWIFRELLVVKEKLALCGPEPWNLVSKVFEFFYEELHILITELVESEPETIVILDILHFDKTFKKTLIDVLGFKKSEAKSIIGDEQKEALFKDYSNLLVVKMTEWFKNLEKAEFEAFLERTIPPHTDPDGLLFLDGTKTCFQMFTQQVEVAAGSQQAKILTGVIEKFVDLLINRQQHWSSIIDKEVDKILKYNELYDIDPANIPPEADVPGGLVEYLIATANDQMRAADYSVAISHKYGEMVSKMYSKEISNNIERALDGFADVVRSCTSGLLSIIFDDLKTPYSEIFSKAWYNGSQVQQITDTLYEYLVDIKGQMSPVVFILFIGSVIDETFFNFVQALNFEHSFKSKNNKFLEAMKRDFELFFSLFTKFITEDQKVEVIDRRFRVMEYFMDLTCEPVDEIVATWRDLILDYPETPIDFLDAVLTCRKDVDSSQRKHMIQMGMKYINSPERRAHLQQLTMDPSFISRFRLSKKSRKI